The genomic window CAGTCGTTTTCTCTTGTAGAATTCATATTCATAATAATATTTAGACAGCGGCACTATAGGTGTTggcagtttttgcagttttacaaGCCCTCACGGTAAAAATATGGAATTAAATGTCACTAATGGGCTCTTCTCAAAAAAATCAGCGTCTGTGTCACACTGATTTTGATTAACTGACTTATTTTATTGTAATCAAACCTATTTTGATAttgttgtcttgtttttcctttagcGAGGTGGTTTCCTTCCAATTGTAGCAGTACCAGTACGTCTGCCAGCTCCAGGTAGAGCTCCAGTGACCAGGAAGACCTCAGCATTCACCAATTCCTGCTGAATTACCGCAAACAGAAAGAACTGACAGAGGGCATTGGAATAGAGGATGATTATAACACTGAAGACCAAGGTAATAGGTCTGTCTAAGGGCCAGTGGAATATAAGCTATATGTTGTAGTGGTGATTATTTtagattagggctgccacgattagtcgactagtcacgattacgtcgactatcaaaatcgtcgacgactgatttaatagtcgacgcctCGTTTGAAgcatcacaaaagacgcaggaataagtagtaggatttaagagtgtaataacggactgaaatagaagatggcagcactgtatgtacaaggatgccagctgccgttaaaccccaaagaagaagaagctgtatcccagaattcatagcgcagcgcAGCTCAGTttacaacaatggcggcagctagttagttttaatattactcttattattctttctgggtcacaaaataaacgattaaaatattttcaggcgagaatgtagctgtgtaaacctcaaatatttgctcagtttatcaagacaccacacgttttcggagacgtctgttacccactagttCGATAGCTAActgggggcaaggctcactagggctgtatcccaattcagggtctgcagccaaagtacgcagcctcaacgatcctcaagggccgcgtacttaaagactgctaaggccggaagtgcgaggcttgtgaaatgggacggtctagcccaGGTttcctagcaaccatgatactaacagctggaaacgtttcatacagctttgtttgacagaaatgaaggagaaaatcttttgttcatttgtttgtttgtttctacatgagctttgatcattctctgtaagattaagctcagctattgaacggcgtatattttaaagtaaaggctttaaaaccaagttagtacaaacgtcactaatgtcacataactttgccgacatgtggccaacagtaatgttttaatgttcttcgttattaaacatttgcacataaataagtgacataatattcagtacttaaagtttactcttcgggcgcccctcatccgctgtttttttcggcaaaattatccacacccaccgccgcgctatgcattctgggatatgttgggccaacgaagtctacaccgccacgtccttaaaattcagggaaatgaaggacgcatttgagggccgcatttcgagcagccttcgaattgggacagccttcgtcgcgtcgcggtgacgtaatcggccttaaaatgcggcctttaaggctgcagaccctgaattgggatacagcctagtagtgatgtgcgataccactgatttcctttccgatccaataccaagtaatattcagggtggtatcgacgatactgatccgataccgatactttatacaaaaacgtattttatttattgtatctcaaattatagcatcataatgattacaggatatcagattacttgttcttatcacttaataatgcagaattatcatgtagaaataaaaaaaactgaagttgtgcgctatttgaacaccttgcctgcctgcagcactaaaggactccatgAGAGaggtctgtctcgccctagcagcacctgtcccctcctcctcttcagttcgtctCAACATACGCgcctcatattctgtgatatgatttactctgaggtgtttgacaaggttagtgatgttgccacaaccatacatgccaaccctcctgaTTTTTCCAGGAGaatcccggagccaccattctcccaaatttccacctggacaacaacattgaaaaaccatattgcAGCATTCATAgcacggcccagccaattccagtttacaacaatggcggcagcaacttagttttaatattactcttatttctctttctgggtcgcaaaaaacaaaaacaaaacttttaacatattttcaggtgagaatgtagctgtgtaaacttcaaatatctgagccgatcgacacatcgtcttcaaacccccgcgaTCTTTCaccactcgggttaaacatgatatataagtcactttgataacttaaaaatgttattgtttggctttttcagtgttttatttgttcgtgagtaaatcggtttggctgagattaaagttattagattagattaaattaaatttaactttattaatccctcgggagggttcctccggggttttcacacagctgaataaacatcaaacagaaaactaattaaacaaaGTGTGAGACGGTTGAGAGTTTACGCcagcgcccggttatattttagatagcaaggagcagacggcagtttcactccaccgagggaactcatgacgtactacccggctttctttagaccgcgaagggcgggtcctcaggtggaagcagcctctgaatttcgACACCCCCACTGTTTCCGGGCCGGctaataataacggtgacatttaacgtattttatccgataaataaaccctgtaaaatgtatttatcacccccccaacagcccttttgaatgtctccctaattctgaggtctcaaggttgggaAAGTATAGCCACCACACCTCACTGttggagcacttttttgccacatgtattgcaaaccatgtctcagctgtttgtggaggtaaaatacgtccgcacaattacgctcagccattgttgtgagtgcgcgcgccaaggggctgcgagacatttatacagccgtatttcgcacatgactatgaaaggcggaagaggaagtagttcctttgaatgtagacaatccgaatgttatagtttctttccactgtgttgctgttaatgataaactacaaatttaccctaaattactaaaaaatatcgatattttaatgtgagaatcgattctagaacataaatgactggtatcggaggaatcgatatttcaggattgATCCGCACATCACTGCAGCCTAGAGcctgtgagaacaccggactcctgcaaatcgttttcaaaccctttcgctactcaggttaaacatgatatataagtcacttagataacttaaacatgttattgtttggcttttttggataattttatttattcctgagtaaatcggtttggctgagattaaagttatagtttttacacagctgaataaacgtcaagcagacaactgattatcagaagtgtgagatgctcgagaatatactccagtgtcctgttatattttagatagcaaggagcagacggctgagtttattaaacttcaccgaaacaatctgcaaatttcattaaaatttaataaactatcatcttgtctttatttttagttagcacataccttaaacacttaaagctgtaagctaaagatagttatataagagcagatgcatgctggtggaataagctgtacgttttacgtccaatggatgcatgatctgattagtcgactaatcgcaaaaataatcggtgactagtcgactatcaaaataatcgtttgcgGCAGCCCTATTTTAGATTCAGAGTGTAGAGGAGATGGATCATTGTAATTAAGAGTCATAGAAATCTGAACCTCACTGCAAAACTGGCGGTCTAACTGTACATGTGCTCCATTGCAGAGGTCCTTCCCCTTGAGTGTGAGGATGTTGAAGATACTGGTAGTCCTGATGTGAAAGCAGAGCTTCCCTCCCACCTCAGCATCACTAAGGATGTTATGGAGCGCTGCATTCATCTGCTGTCTGATCCCAGCCTCAGGCTCCGACTCAAGGTACTGTATCAGTAGTTTTATGTAGAGTCAACTGTTGGACTAATAACAAAAATCATTCTTGTGAAGGTAGGACCGCCAGCGTTGGTACAATTCATCCTGTCAGAACTGTGTGGAGGACTGTTCAGTGGTGTAATGCTCATCAAGGAAAAACATTCAGTCTGGTCCAGGAGTGAAACAGAAATAAGTCTGTGCTGAAGTCGTGCCTGCTCAGGAGTTTGGGCTCTCAATGAAGACCTCAATAATTAGTTTCAGCTCACATATAATCAGGATCAAAACAGAGATAATTGTTAGGtgtgttgtgtttctttgtcCTTAGGTACTGGACGTGCTGGAGTTGTACGTTCAGGTGCTGAATGACAGGGAAAATGAACTGCTGCCTATGGCTCATCGCTGCTGGCCAGCACTCCTGCAGAGACTCACAGCTGATGACCCATTAGCAgtcctcagagccttcagggTAAGTAAAACAAACCTCTCTTTTCATTACGTGAGTCAAAATTATTCAAGTCGTCTTTAGTTTTAAACTCTTAgtagtagtgatgggcagatgaagcttcatgaagcactgaagcttttcatccaattggttcaccccagtgcaaagcttcttgaagcttcatttgctctagtaggacatctactggacgtaaaaatattagttggcatgaatttgaagagtgtggccttttgcacacagcctgtaaatgtcaacaactaaaggagtgtgtaaaacatctatattgtagtgatggcagcatactgtgtatatttatactggcagtatggaaaatgattatttggaaatgcttaaaatggaaatgatcatttactgtgaggtgtggttgggggtgtggacagtggttgtgcttttgtaacgttgaggtatggacagctacacactgaggctttgagcctcagtcctgcctgttcacattttattctgtaaaaactaaattttcactgcttttatgaccttttagtggggagaacatagctaggatttaatgatttcacaaatcttttgaatcctttgtcctccacaatgctaaatggctgggagtcctcaatcaccatgctaaccaggtcttcatctattggagattgttctcctgaggaaagacaataaagacaaagcagaaatataaatatcacacacgtaacttattacagttgtataatattgttatatcatttagtaacattactgcatgctatattatcatgacatttgatggctcacctggtcttgctccacaatcggtgttccccttattctcatgcaaagctctgtagtgcctaagcatggatgaggtgttgttgttatagcccagctccctggcacatagcaaacacttcaccttgtacaaaagtacagacagcttaacataaattgtattgcaccatcagtattatgaaaatacatcttctgtggaaatttacataccttgttgggagatataagatcaaaatgttcccacacagcggaggacatcctcctcttcttagctggctccattctctcctgactttctctctaaacctccaaactctcactaaccgcaactctccatcaaacacccacattttgaatgaagtctgaggggtttatatcgctgtcatagctcgcggcaaagttcgaaccacttcatgaaccagtcacgtggtacagccgggcagcgaggcttcggacgtcatcattttcagctcctcccataaatgaagcaagcctcgatacgcgcttcgcggaaacgccccctccattactcgacacaagcttcgaagcctcgatacagaacgtcacatcactacttAGTAGTCAAAAAATGAAAGATGCTGCCCAACAACAGGCTTATTTCATTCAGAAATagttctgttattttcttttttgggttgTAATGTGAAGACTCTTTAAACTAACATTTCTTCTATCAGCACAGAAAGATCACTGTGTGGATGCCTTCTTAGAGGCTGCTTTTCAAACTGTCTCAGAGAATCACAAAGTAGGACTTTGTGATAAATGAAGCTGATAGTTTTTTGTGATCTTTGGTGCAAGTGTCAGCTGATTCAACTTGTCGGTGTAAATTGGGCTACTCGTCAGCTCCTGTCATCAGctggaatatttttaaattcGTTATTCATATTTTCATTGATGAACTGACAAATACAGACACGTTAAGTCTGTAAACAGTCATTTATtcactcagagctgctgctgggaAATTGTTTCATCAGCTTTTGGATATATACGAGTTTTTTAAATACTACAATTCATCCAGGAGTATACAACggtaaagttttattgaattctGACAGCTTGCTGCTTTTGTACATTACATTTTTGTACATTACATGCCAGGTGCTGTTTGTGCTGGGTGAAAGATGTGGGGACTTTGTGAGGAGAACTGTACCTGGGCTCTGGCAATGATCAAAGCAGCCACAACATGGACAAATCAGAGCAAGACAACTATTCTTAGTATGACGCCTCACTTTATGGAGATTGGTGCAACAAGAAGCCCATTTATGTAAAACCACATTGAAGATAGATTacctcttatcttatcttatcttatcttatcaaagCCTATTTGATTACACGGCTGTAACTTTCTTGTAGGAATAAACTTAATGGTTCTTCTTAAATGAATGAGTTATAGTCAGCTTTCTTCCTGTGATTGAGACAACAGCAATACAAGTTTGTGTCTGTACTTTAGTACAGAGATGAAGACGTCTCTATACTAAGGTTAACAATTAGGTTGTTAGCCTGATTTGACATTAAAGCTGTGTGTGGGGAGATGCGTCGtcagaaaaagccaaaaaagtcAAAGAACTCATTGAAACTCTTTCACCACCAGGTGGCAGTCTTGTATAACAATGAAAATCAACCATTGGTATCATCGTCAGGGCATCTCTGTTTTATTATAAAAACCTTAAACTGTGAAACAGTTTGACATCCTAAATGCATGACGGTGATGTTATTACTAAAAATGCCTCTTCACTGTGGCAGCTCTGTCATTCAACATATGTTAAATGTTGTGCCAGCAGGATGCTGCTCAGGTCCAAACTGCACACACAGCTACGACTGCAAGCAGCTCTTCTTATACCCAACTGAGAAACGTGATTGTTCAATCAGCGAATCATGAGGTGACAGCGAAGGAGGCCGTTTAATTGATAAGATCAgagaagttgttgttgttgtttttgtttactttgtgcTCATCATACTCCCATTAGCATGTTGAAAATATTCAAGGCCTGCAGGCTTCTGCCATTACATTCCCAATTATGCAATTATGAGCTGCTTGTGTAATTTTTGGTCACCTGCGCAgtgtattaacacaactgatctgaaatcacagaaaaacaaaaaatccgaGTAGTAGTTAGTAGTACCACAGACACGTTTAGTGaattattttcataacttgaaatgcaaatataaattgtaaattttGAAAACTTGTGCACAAACTTTGTAAACAATAAAGTTATAtacaactatttatctaaaaatgcagccagtgcatgtagtggggtttttttggacaACCATTAAAAAGTACTACGATAGCTAAAATGAGAGAACGATCAAGTGtcacaataagatgccacacaaattatttgtgcctgtaaaaaaataaaaaaataaaaaaatagtttgtccGCCACAAGACAGAAGAGAACTCCACagggtagggctgctcgattatggcaaaaatgataatcacgattattttcactgaaattgagatcacgattatttgacgatatttatttaatcctttaagacctactatagaaccaagtccaccagagcttatattattttttttacatgctgtagtgccatttgtgggagcatttcaagttgctatacatcaatacaactgttatagcccatattttaataatatgtatgcattaagtgcatagtaattacataaattgcaaaaaagtgcaataaactacaaaaaaaattgaaaatcgcttttgttttgtttacatatatttctacttggagaaatttaagaggtttatccctcaaaactttaaatacaataaagttgcaaaaaatagtttcccaccacaggaaatttattttgagtgtcttcatagttttattttggagatacagcaatttttatatactgcaggaaaaacaaaaaacaatcctatgatgcaaatttgcaaagaaaacagcatgtgcatcatttcactgtgggaagtgttacgaacagctgataggaacggcaaagcgtgtttctggaatattatgtttttgttcctgcaagcgctttttatgcaatttttgcaaagctatatgtggaacgaaaccgtgaccgaggacaagctgatggcatcagatgtaagtacaactcctccggtttcatatgcaaaacaaattattgcgctagcttacacggttcaggttctacagggatttaacaatagttacgcaaaacggagcgtgctgctctgaccggctttaaagggttaacaatgactttaaaaaaataatataaaatagtgtgcaacaccactgaagtttttttttaaactctcttttcaaccaacggcagtcactctccaaataacttctgcttagctttccgagcttccctcgggtcctcttaatcagcggtctccaaccttttttgcgccacggaccggtttatgcccgacaatattttcacggaccggcctttaaggtgtcgcggataaatgagggaggggctaataatcggctcagtcatttttaatgatcgttgaaagcccagatcgtaatcgtgattaaaattcgattaattgagcagccctaccacAGGGATCCAGTTTTCCATTTGGAGACAGTGTTTACATTGCAATCTGCTTTTGTGACATTCATTAGTACCCTCACCGACACTCAAAACAAAGCAACgaacacacaacacactaactataagctccacgctaaacgtcacaaatctttcacatctcaaaactctctctcGCTGCCATCACTCCCAAAActttcccctcttcctaaacaaccaaatctcacgtgttgccattttttttattgctcaacatggtacatttttccaccaataggaaagaggtggctttttttttctttctttactgtttcAAGTAATAATTTTACACAGGTAAAACCATTACTTGAAAATGATTACAAACACTGATGTGAAGCTATTGGATGCCTGACAAAGGATAAATGGGGACAAAATACAACACGTGGAAATAAAGACAGAGCCTTTAATGGTAAAATAATGTCTTATCACATTATAATTAAAAATCAGAATAATCAAATAAGTACAGTTGAAGATCACATGAagttgtctaaggagctttgAAAAGAAAGCAACTAGACTTTGAATAGTGGGTTAAAGACCCTCTTAAGTGACCATCCCCACTAGCGTTTAAATACACGGGACTCTGCACCATTTGGTCTTAGAAGAGAAGAAGCCTTCTGAACCAGGTGAAACATAGAGGAgtccagttgttgtttttttcatgctcTTAGACTActgtgacctggatgactgagaacctacactgACATTACATGAAGCTGTTTGCTGATTACATAAATTTTAGTTTTAACCTTTAGGGCCCTACATGGTCAGGCTCCTCAGTATATgtctgacctgctgaaacctCATTCATCTTCCCGAGCTCTAAGGTCATCAGGTCAGAGTCTGCTAGCTCGTGGTGATCGGGCCTTTCAGGCAGTGGCACCACGGTTGTGGAATTCTCTTCCACTGTTTTTACACTGCACTGACTccattgtttcttttaaaaagcagctaaagacatttttatatacacaagTTGTCAACTAAttagttgtttttatgttgttttacattgttatttcttatattttcattcttattcattttcattctcTGTATTGTGaatcactttgtgatttttatctgtgaagcgtgctatataaatagattttactttacttttacttacttactttgcctttgtacataaaaaaacaaacaaacatccaaaCTCTTGCTAACGATAACCATCTTAGCTCTTATCTCCTCACTTTCAATTTTTGACAATTGTTTTGCTTACACCGAAGTGTTGTATGTAATATAGAATATATACAATACCAGTTATTGAACATGAACTGTTGTGCACATCAATTCATGACACAACAGAATGACAGCAGGAAGCCACATACCAGTTACAATACCAGTTATTGAACATTACAGAGTAATAAAATCCAGCCTCCAATAAACAGATTATCACAGTATGTTGCTTTAATACCTAATACTCCTCTAAACCTGGCTTGTTAGGACATGTCTTCCATCACCCTAACAATGATTATGTGTAATATGACAGAGGGCTGTCATACAGTCCAGTACAGCGATCAAGAAAGGTAACAAATATGTAGTGTTGTCTCCCTCTAGTGGCAGGAAATAAGTCTTAAAATAGCATGTGCCaagacctttttgtttttttcctcttagtCTTCATAGGATTAGTTTGCAAGTTCACTGTTTAagtttttattgtgaaaatgagATAAATGCTGAAAAATAGTGGCAAATAAAAACTAGTCCCTTTGGCTAAAATAACATCAGTTGGTTGGtgcacagcaagaaaaaaaaaaggtgtgtgtgtgcaggggtGTAAGGCCCAGGGGCCAAGCAAGGACTAATCCGGCCCAAAGGAAAATGTGAGGGAGAACACAAATGTTGGACatttaactgtgttttataaGTTTTGCATTTTCCTCTGCTGATAAAGACCTTCCTCACAGCTATTTAAATTATaccaaagtaataaataaatgattaaatgatAGAAATCTTCCTGTTATTTCACAACTATAGAAATTTCAGATTTTACAGTGATTAAaagctttctcttttttaattatAATGAGATATCTCTACCACATCAAGGCACAAGCAATAGAAAAAGCCTTGTTAAAGGGATACCTGAACTTTTACACGTGTATTTCCTACACTTTATGCCCCCAAAACGACTTAAAACTATCTGTGCACAAGTAGTACACAAGAGCATTgatacatttgatttttaatattcttttattgtccgCAACTCATAAACTATACTAAAACATAATGACAGCATAACCTTTTTGTCAGTTTGTGctcatgtaaatgtgttcaTATACATTCAAGTGGCTTCAAAGTGCTTTCTTCAAACATGACACCTGACAtacaaaaaagtgaaacaatATTTGCACATTTAACAATATCCAGACCACTGCTGTGCTTGTTTTGGCTCAGCCAAACAGTTAAGGTGTGCTTTACATCCATGTCTGTCCACTCATGATATACTATACATATGTAGTTAGTTATGGCTAAAAACTCTCCTTTGATTACTGACTTGCATTCGCTTCATCAATGAATCAGAGTGAACATTTGTCCTAGATTAacactgtagggtctttaccttacaatatgacgTGCCTTGATAAAAGATTTGTTGACAgtggtgctatatgaataaaactgaacacatcTAAAAGTCTTCCGGAAATTTGGCTTTATTAGAACAGGATGGATTGATGACCACAGCCCTCTCAGCACAGGGCTGACAGGACTTTTCCCCATAtagtaaataaaacacaaaatagatTAAGACAGAATACTATACCAAACTTAAAGATAAAAGGGCATTAACTGTTTTATCAGCTCTTGCTTTTCAAAGACAATGAGGAGCAAAGTACAGTTAGAAGTGTTTGTTCTGATGGAGACttttaaactgtaaacagcGGCTAAGTGAACAAGAATCTGTGTCCACGAATCCTGGGCAGTGACAACACTTAAACACCATCGTCCAAAATCCTCAGTGCAACCCCTTATCAAAAAGTTTGACATATTTTGCAACCATTAAATGTTAGAGAAGCCTCTGAAAAAGAGGTCACAGTTACTACCTGAGCAAAAACCTCTGCTTATGCTCACAGACCCTAAATCGTAAcaaataagacaataacaacaacacgaGTGATGACAAAGTGACACCAAAGGTTGGTGAAGAGCAAGCATGAAGTGAGACATTGTGTGCAcactttctcttttaaaaagtataatgcTAACTCTTTTTGGAGCTGGGTAGGTATACTACTGTATATGCTGAATTTACCAAACATGCTCAGCTGCTGGAAATTGATAAGCAAAGTGAGAGTGAAGACGAGGTGAAACCAAAACAATTAGCTGAAAGAATCTAAAATGT from Astatotilapia calliptera chromosome 20, fAstCal1.2, whole genome shotgun sequence includes these protein-coding regions:
- the tti1 gene encoding TELO2-interacting protein 1 homolog, which encodes MERCIHLLSDPSLRLRLKVLDVLELYVQVLNDRENELLPMAHRCWPALLQRLTADDPLAVLRAFRGVAVGHAVLEADPEIWRAKAHVGSGPVHAEAQWMKVTKCPTGLPLIHSTHSFLNAVIRPQC